The following proteins are co-located in the [Pasteurella] mairii genome:
- a CDS encoding ABC transporter ATP-binding protein, whose amino-acid sequence MSSQFVYTMHRVGKVVPPKRHILKDISLSFFPGAKIGVLGLNGAGKSTLLRIMAGIDKEIEGEARPQPGIKIGYLPQEPKLEPQQTVREAIEEAVAEVSNALKRLDEVYALYADPDADFDKLAAEQANLEAIIQAHDGHNLENQLERAADALRLPEWDAKIEHLSGGERRRVALCRLLLEKPDMLLLDEPTNHLDAESVAWLERFLHDYEGTVVAITHDRYFLDNVAGWILELDRGEGIPWEGNYSSWLEQKEKRLAQEQAAESARQKSIEKELEWVRQNPKGRQAKSKARMARFEELNSGEYQKRNETNELFIPPGPRLGDKVIEVNNLTKSYGERTLIDNLSFSIPKGAIVGIIGPNGAGKSTLFRMLSGKEQPDSGSVTLGETVVLASVDQFRDAMDDKKTVWEEVSNGQDILTIGNFEIPSRAYVGRFNFKGVDQQKRVGELSGGERGRLHLAKLLQAGGNVLLLDEPTNDLDVETLRALENAILEFPGCAMVISHDRWFLDRIATHILDYGDEGKVTFYEGNFSDYEEWKKKTFGAEATQPHRMKYKRIAK is encoded by the coding sequence ATGTCATCACAATTTGTCTATACGATGCACCGAGTAGGTAAAGTAGTACCGCCGAAACGTCATATTCTCAAAGATATTTCATTAAGTTTCTTTCCGGGCGCCAAGATCGGGGTTTTAGGTCTCAACGGAGCCGGAAAATCAACCCTATTACGCATTATGGCGGGGATCGATAAAGAGATCGAGGGTGAAGCGCGTCCGCAACCGGGAATTAAAATCGGTTATCTCCCGCAAGAACCAAAACTTGAGCCACAACAAACGGTACGCGAAGCGATTGAAGAAGCGGTAGCAGAAGTAAGCAACGCTTTAAAACGCTTAGATGAAGTATATGCTTTATATGCTGATCCTGATGCTGATTTTGACAAATTAGCGGCGGAACAAGCTAATCTTGAAGCCATTATTCAGGCGCATGATGGACATAATTTGGAAAACCAATTAGAACGTGCCGCTGATGCGTTACGTTTACCAGAATGGGATGCCAAAATTGAGCATTTATCCGGTGGTGAACGCCGCCGCGTAGCGCTTTGTCGTTTACTGCTCGAAAAACCTGATATGTTGTTGTTAGACGAACCAACCAACCACTTAGATGCAGAATCTGTGGCATGGTTAGAACGCTTCTTACACGACTACGAAGGCACTGTCGTGGCAATTACCCATGACCGTTACTTCTTAGACAACGTCGCCGGTTGGATCTTAGAGCTTGACCGTGGTGAAGGTATTCCTTGGGAAGGAAACTATTCTTCTTGGTTGGAACAAAAAGAAAAACGTTTAGCCCAAGAGCAAGCTGCCGAATCGGCGCGTCAAAAATCCATTGAAAAAGAATTAGAATGGGTACGCCAAAACCCGAAAGGTCGCCAAGCAAAAAGCAAAGCGCGTATGGCTCGCTTTGAAGAACTTAATTCAGGCGAATATCAAAAACGTAATGAAACCAACGAACTCTTTATTCCACCTGGTCCACGTTTAGGGGATAAAGTAATCGAAGTAAATAACTTAACCAAATCCTATGGCGAACGCACACTGATTGATAACCTTTCATTCAGCATTCCAAAAGGCGCCATCGTTGGTATTATCGGACCAAACGGAGCCGGTAAATCGACCCTATTCCGTATGTTATCCGGTAAAGAACAGCCGGATTCCGGTTCGGTTACCTTAGGGGAAACGGTAGTTTTGGCATCGGTGGATCAATTCCGTGATGCCATGGATGATAAAAAAACCGTATGGGAAGAAGTGTCAAACGGACAAGATATCTTAACCATCGGTAACTTTGAAATCCCAAGTCGTGCGTATGTGGGACGTTTTAACTTCAAAGGCGTCGATCAACAAAAACGCGTTGGCGAATTATCTGGAGGTGAACGCGGTCGTTTGCATTTGGCTAAATTATTACAAGCCGGCGGAAACGTCTTATTATTAGACGAACCAACCAACGACTTAGATGTTGAAACCTTGCGTGCGCTTGAAAATGCGATCTTAGAGTTCCCTGGCTGTGCAATGGTGATCTCCCACGACCGCTGGTTCTTAGACCGTATCGCAACCCACATTTTAGACTACGGCGATGAAGGCAAAGTGACCTTCTATGAAGGTAACTTCTCTGATTATGAAGAGTGGAAAAAGAAAACCTTCGGCGCTGAAGCAACTCAACCACATCGCATGAAATACAAACGAATTGCGAAATAA
- a CDS encoding Integrase core domain, translating to MSESAYYARLKRRQSVEKHTALAIEIKVIFEASRQSAGKRTVQSGLRQKGIRASLRLTRNLMIQQGLFSKQPQKWHNRNKEIEQVFANHLNREFTPDAQTTVLCGDTTYIKVNGVWCYLAVVINLLNRQVVGWKLSRHHDAQLVVDALNHAMLQTKRTKTMLFHSDQGSIYGSKQFTQCVQNYKLTQSMSRRGNCWDNAPMERWFRSFKYEWMAYGGYVDFESAVNDIKDYVMYYNHIRPHSYNQGLPPILAEKTYRGLLN from the coding sequence GTGTCAGAAAGTGCCTATTATGCGCGTTTGAAACGGCGACAATCGGTCGAAAAACACACCGCACTTGCGATTGAAATCAAGGTCATTTTTGAGGCAAGTCGTCAATCTGCTGGCAAGCGAACCGTTCAATCAGGTTTGAGACAAAAGGGAATTCGAGCTAGTTTACGGTTGACTCGCAACCTAATGATTCAACAGGGATTATTTAGCAAACAACCACAAAAATGGCATAACCGAAATAAAGAAATAGAGCAAGTTTTTGCTAATCACTTGAACCGAGAATTTACGCCTGATGCACAAACGACGGTGCTTTGTGGCGATACGACGTACATTAAAGTCAATGGTGTTTGGTGCTATTTAGCGGTAGTGATTAACCTGTTAAACCGTCAAGTGGTTGGTTGGAAACTGAGTCGACACCACGATGCGCAATTGGTTGTCGATGCGTTAAATCACGCGATGTTGCAGACTAAACGTACGAAAACAATGCTGTTTCACTCAGACCAAGGCAGTATTTATGGGAGTAAGCAATTTACCCAATGTGTGCAAAACTACAAGTTAACACAAAGTATGAGCCGACGGGGCAACTGCTGGGATAATGCACCGATGGAGCGTTGGTTTAGAAGTTTTAAATATGAGTGGATGGCATATGGTGGTTATGTTGATTTTGAAAGTGCAGTCAACGATATAAAAGATTATGTGATGTACTACAACCACATTCGCCCACATAGCTATAATCAAGGTTTGCCCCCGATTTTAGCTGAAAAAACTTATCGGGGACTGTTGAATTAG